AGATACCGCTCCATCTCGTCGTGTGTGTCGGTCGTATCAGTCACTTCGAGCCACCACGACTGTACCCACGTTCTCCCCCTCCAACCTACTGTCCGGACACAATTGAGGTCTTTATATACACCCCGGACACCCGGCCACCAGCGGGCTAGGGTTCGTCGCTGAATAGATCGCGCATGATCTTTGCTTCCGCCGCCGAAAGCCGCTTCGAGAGGGCCGACTTCGAGATACCGATTTCGTCGGCCAACTCCTCGAAATCGATCGACCGCGGTCGATCGTAGTAGCCGGCGACGATCGCCCAGTCGATCGTTTCACGCTCTGTCTCGGTCAGATTGTCGAGATCGACGAGCTCAGAGCGACGGTCGCCAGGCCCACCCCTGACCAGTTGTTGCAAGCGGACACTCTCTGCGATCTCTCTTATGTCCGTGACGACTTCCCGTAAGGTCTCTTTGTCGGGCGGGTTCGTCCGCACGACGACCGACTGTTCGCCCAGTACCTGCAGGGAGGGGTTACAGCCGTGAGACGCCACGATCCGACAGACACACTCTCCGTCGACCGTCGTCCGTCGGTAGTGGACTGCGGCGTCCTCGATGCTCCCACACGAGGTGACGTGGCAGGTATCGTCGATTATGTGGTGGTCGAGTGGTGGGGTACTGTCACCGGTGTCGACCGCAGGACAGGCACAGTCGGCGCCCTCGACTTTTAGGACGGCAGTCAGCGGGCGTCGGGAATCGAATCCTGGTCTCTCCTCGTCGTCGATTGCATCGACTGCAGGACTCGATCGGGGACTCATACGTGATGATCCATACCGGAATGCCCTGAATCTATTGCCGATTATTTCGGAATGAGAACGCGTGTTGACCGATTGTACGGTTCGACATCGGAGGCGCGACCGATAGCGTGCTCTTTGACCGCACGCGTGGGACGCGTGCCCTCCGTCTGAGAGTGTGATCTCCCCCCCCTCGAATGCGGTTCACCGACCCGCTTTCCTGTGACGATCAGCCTGCCGTCGATCAGTCGACAAACTCGACGCCCGTGATCTCGAATCGCGCCCCGCCCGCTTGGCTCTCGGTCACGCGGATCGCCCAGCCGTGAGCTTCGGCGACGCGCCTGGCGATACTCAGACCGAACCCGGTCCCGTTGTCCTGGGTCGAATAGCTGGTCTCGAAGACCGCCT
The sequence above is drawn from the Halorhabdus sp. CBA1104 genome and encodes:
- a CDS encoding helix-turn-helix domain-containing protein: MSPRSSPAVDAIDDEERPGFDSRRPLTAVLKVEGADCACPAVDTGDSTPPLDHHIIDDTCHVTSCGSIEDAAVHYRRTTVDGECVCRIVASHGCNPSLQVLGEQSVVVRTNPPDKETLREVVTDIREIAESVRLQQLVRGGPGDRRSELVDLDNLTETERETIDWAIVAGYYDRPRSIDFEELADEIGISKSALSKRLSAAEAKIMRDLFSDEP